Within the Solidesulfovibrio sp. genome, the region CAAGGACCTCGATGCCGCCGGCATCCGGCAGGGCTATGTCAAGCAGCACCACGTCGGGGGTCAGTTCGTCGGCCAGGGCCAAGGCCTCCCGGGCCGTGCCGGCCTCGCCCGCGACGACGTACCGCCCGGCCTCCCGGGCGAGCGTCGACCGCACCCCCTCGCGAAAAAGCGGATGGTCGTCGACCAGCAAAATCCTTATTCCGGGCATGGGCCACCGTCCGCCAGGGGCGCCTCGGCCGTGATGGTCGTACCCCGGCCGGGCGCGCTTTTGATGCGCAGCCGACCGCCCAAAAGCCGCATCCGCTCGCGCATGCTCCAAAGCCCCATGCGCTTTTCGGCCAAGGCCTGGGGCAGGCGGCTGGCCACGTCGAAGCCTTTGCCGTCGTCGGTCACGCGCAGCAGGATGTCGGGATGGGAGGCGATGAGCCGCACCGTGACCTTGGAGGCCTCGCCGTGGCGCAGGGCGTTGGCCAGGCATTCCTGGAGCACGCGGTAGAGGTTGACGGCCGTCTCGAAGGGCAGGCGCACGGCCTCCAGGCCGTCGGCCGTGAACGCCACCGGCAGGGCATGGCGCGCGGCGCAGTGCTCGCACAGCCGAAAGGCCGTGCCCACGAGCCCGAGCTGTTCGAGGGCCGGCGGCAGGAGGCCATAGGCCAAGTCGCGCAGGGAGGACACGGCCGCGCCCAGAGTTTCGGCGCATTCGGTCACGGTTTCCCGGGCCGCCGCGTCCGCGGCCGCAAGCTGCGGCACCAGCCCGTCCAGGCGCAGGCGCGTGGAGGAAAGGGCCTGGGCCACATCGTCGTGAAGCTCCCGGGCGATGCGCTGGCGCTCGGTCTCCTGGGCCTTGATGAGCTCCCGGGACAGGGCGCGCAGGCGCTCCTCGTTGCGCCGGGCCTCGACGATGCGGCCCAGGTGGTCGGCCACGGCGTCGAGCAGGTGGCGCTCCTCGCGCAGAAACGGCCCCTCGTCGGCCGGCGGGCGCCGCTCCAGGTAGCCCACCTCCAGGCGGCCGACGGTTTCGCCGTCGACCGTCACGGAACTGACCTGCCGGTCCACGGGGCGGCGGAAATTGTCCGTGGCCCGCACGCGCCCGCCGATGGTCACCCGGGCGCAGGCCGCCTCGGGATACTGCCAGGCCCGGGCCACCACCTGGCAGGCGCCGGCCAGGATGTCGTCCAGGGCCAGGTCGGCGCGCTGGGACAGGCGGGTGATGGCGTAGAGGCAGTCCAGTTCCTTGACGCGTTCGCGCAGCGCCGCCACGACGGCGGCATGGCCGTCGTCGGCGGGCGCCGTTGCGGAAGCGGTCGCGACCTTGGCCCTACTCGTCTTTTTCATGCCCTCCACCCCTGCCGCCTCCCGGCCACCTCGTTGCCGTATTTCAAATTGCCGCGCCCAAGGCAAGAAAGGGAAAATCGTGAGCACGGGGACACGGCTCCCCAGACCGCGTCCCCGTTGCCCGTCAGGCCAGCAGGATCTTCCTGGCCGCCTCGTCCTCGGCCTCGGTGACGAAGGCGATGCCCGTCTCGCGCGCGGTCTCGCGGTTGGCGGCCACGATGTCGTCGCGGGCGATGTCGGCCACGTCGAACTTCCGCGCCCCGGCCAGCAGCTGCTGCAGCCCGGCGCCGAGCTTGTCGAGCAGCGTGCACACGGCGACGGCGCCAAGGGGCACCTCGCGCATGGCCTCCTTGCCCAGGCGCGCGGCCAGCGTATGCCAGCCGGCGAAGATCGCCTCGGGCCGCTCGCCCAGGGCGGCCACGGCCTTGGGCAGGCTGTCCCAGTTGCCGGACACCTTCTCGCGGCGCTCGGGGAAGAGCACTCCCTCGATGTTGGAGCCCACAAACGCCGGGATCATGATGGCCCGGCCCATGCATACCATTTTCGCGTAGGGCGCGCCCAGGGCCAGGGCCTTGAAGACGTGGTCCTCGCGGGCGAAGCCGCCGGCGAAGGCCATGTCCGTCGGCCTGCGGCCGGTCGCGGCCAAAAGGTCCGCGTACTGCCGGGCCTTGGCGTGGAGCAGGATGGAGGGCACGCCCCAGGTTTCCATCATGTTCCAGGGGCTCATGCCCGTGCCGCCGCCGGCGCCGTCGATGGTGAGCAGGTCGAGGTTCGCCTCGGCGGCGAAACGGATGGCCATGGCCAGGCCTTCCATGCCGTAGGCCCCGGTTTTGAGCGTGATGCGCTCGAAGCCCAGGCCGCGCAGGAAGGCCACGTTCTCCAAAAACGCCTCGCGCACCGCTCCGGCGTCCCGGGCGGCGGTATGGCCCAGTCGGCTGTGGCGGGCGAATTCCCGGACCGCGCCCGAGGCGAAGGCGGCGGCCACGGCCGGGTCGTCCGGGTCGGGATCGACCAGGTAGCCGCGGGCCTTGAGAAACCGGGCGTAGGCGATGTCCGCGACCTTGATCTCGCCGCCGATGTTTTTCGCCCCTTGCCCCCACTTGAGCTCGATGGCCACCTCCGGGCCGTACCGGTCGATGACGTAGCGGGCCACGCCGTTGCGGGCGTCCTCGACGTTGAGCTGGACGATGATGCCGCCGTGTCCGTCGCCGTAGCGCCGGTAGATGGCGACGCGCCGGTCGAGTTCCGGGGCGCTGTCGATTTTCCCCCCCGCCAGCACGGCCGCCCGGTCGATGCCCACCACGTTTTCCCCGATCACGATGGGGATGCCGGCCAGGGCGCAGCCCACGGCCAGGGGATCCCAGTAGCGGGCGGCGATCATGGTGGACCCGAGCGCCCCGGTCAAAAGCGGCAGCCTGGCCCTGAGTTGGCCCTTGGCCCCGAAGGACGCGGCCAGGCCCACGTTGGTGAACAGGCAATCGTCGCCGTCGGCCAGGGCGCCTTGCGCCCGCCCCGTGGCCCCGTAGGCCCGGCCGACGATGCGCAGGGCGTTGTAGGACACGCCCACCTGGCAGGTGTTGCCGCCGCCGGCGGTAATCAGCCCGAAATCGCGCGGATACAGCGTGGCCCGACCGGCCAGGCTCGACAGCCAGGTTTCGCAGCGGCCGGCGCAATCCGCCCGGCACAGGCTGCACAGCCCCGATTCCACCGGCGTGCCCCGGTTGGTCGTTCCCAGCACATCATTGGTCTTGTTCCATTGCAGCATGATTCCCCTCTCGATTTGTCGCGTAATATCGCGGGCGTGTCGGCCGCGCCCGCCAAATCGGCAACATAAACCCCGAAAACTCCCGCCCGTCGAGGGGCTTACTCCCGCCCAATCCGGGAAAAATCTCCCGGCAATCCGGGAGATTTTCCCGATGCGTCACGGGCGATCGTCCGATTGCGAAACCCGCCGCCTGGCATAGACCAGGACATCGGAAAAAGACCCAAGCGAGGCAACCATGGCAAGCGACGCACCGCGCCGGGCAACGCCGGCGGCCCGCACGCACGACCTGCGCCTGTCCGGGGCGGAAACGGCCACGGGTCGGCCGCGGCATCCCGAAAACGGCCTCGGGGAAACGCAGGGCCGCTCCCCAGCGGAACATCGCGGCACCCGATTCGACGTGCGCCTGCCCGGCGACCTGGACGCGGCCGGGGCGGTACGGCTCGGCGACCGGCTGGTGCGGGCCTTGGACGGCGGGGCCACGCGCATCGTCATCTGGGTTTCGGGCGAGACGGCCCCGTCCCCGGAGGCGACGAGCCTGGTCAACAGCCTGGGCCGGCACATGGCCCGGGACGGAAGGTGGCGGCGGGTGGAGCTTCGCGGGGCCGGGCCAGGGTTCGCCGCGCTGGTGGCGGCCTATCGGCAGGGCCTCGATCCGTCTGCCGCGCGGCGCAAGGAGGAACGGTGATGGTATGGACGATCGGCCTGATCGTGGCCGGCCTGGCCCTGTGGCATTGCTGCATGGGCGTCGTGCGTTCCAACGGCCGGCACCTGCCGCGTGATTTCGATTTCGATATCTACAAAAACCGCGAACTCAACCAGCGGGGGCTTTTCGACAAGACCAAGTGGTATTAGGCCGCGCCCGTGTCCGTTCGCGGCCGCGCGGCCTCGCCCACGGCCCGTAGCGTGGCCGCGGCGATGACCACGATGCCGCCGGCCACGGCCCACGGCCCCGGCAGTTCGCCGTAGCCCAGGGCCACGAACAGCGGATTGAAAATGGGCTCCAGGGTCATGATGCAGATGGCCGACAGCGCCCGCAGCCGCTTGATGCACCAGACGTACAGGGCCAGGGACACCCCCTGCTGCACGAGGCCCAGGTAGCCGAGCCCGAGCCAGGCCGTGCCGGAAAGGGGCGGTTCGGCCAGCAGAAACGGCAGCCCCAATGCCGCCGCGAGCCCATGGCCGGCGATGACCGCCGACACGGGCGAGCCGCCCCGGCCGGCCCGCATGGCCAGCGTGAAGACGGCGTAGCAAAAGCCCGTGCCGCAGGCCACGAGGTTGCCCCACAGCCCCTGGGCCGAAAGCCTGTCCAGGAAAAAAAGGGCCATGCCGCCCACACAGGCGGCGACAAAGGCCCAGTCGGCCGGCCTTGTGCGCTCGCCGAGCACGAGCGGCGCGAGCAGGGCCACGTAGACCGGCGCGGTATAGGCCAGCAGGATGGCGTTGGCCGCCGTGGTGAGTTTCGTGGCGATCACGTTGGTCACCAGCAGGCCGGCATAGCCGCAAGCGGCGCAGACAAAGGCCCGGGTCGGCCGGAAATCGAGCCTCCCCCGGAAAAGCGCCACCAGGACCACGGCGGCCAGGGCACTGCGCCCGCCCGTGACGGCCATGGGCGAGGCCGGCACGAGCTTGATGGCCAGTCCGCCCGTGCTCCACAAAAGCGCCGTAACGGCCAGAAACAGCGCCGCGCGCGCCGGCTGCGACATATCGCCCGTCCTTTTTCCCCTGGTCGGGGCCATGGGCTTGCCCGCCCCCAAATTAACGCGTAACAGCCCGGCAACATGAACCAAAAAAGAACTTGACACAAGAGCGCCCATGTTCGAGGCCGAGATCAAATACCTGGCCGCCGGCCCGGTCGCGCCGCCCGGCCAGGGCCTGGCCGAGGCCGTGTGCCGCGACGTCTACTACGACAGCCCGGACGGCGCGTTTGCCGCCTCGGGCCGGGAGTTGCGGCTGCGCGAGGAAAGCGGTCGCGTGACGCTGACCTGCAAGCAGCCGCCCTTCGACGCGGCAACCGGCTCCAAGGAGGAACTGGAAACGCGGGTGGCCGACGGCGCGGCCATGGGCGAAATCCTCGCCCGCCTGGGCTACGTCCCGCGCATCGCCTACGCCAAGCGCTGCCGGCGGTTTCGCGACGTGTCCCAGGGGCTGGCCCTGGAGATCGCCGTGGTCCGGGTGGATTTTTCGTCCGAGGTCTTCATCGAGATCGAGCACCTGGCCCAAAGCCGGCAGGACGCCCTGGCCGCCCTGCCGGTCATCCGGGCCTATGCCGCCGGCCTGGGGCTAACCCGGGAGTGCCGGCAAGCCTACACCGACCTCTTTCTGGCCAGCCGAGCCAAGGCCTAAGGCCGCTCAAGGAGGCGCCGTCATGTCCCCCTTTTCCCCCGTGGACGCGGAACTCGTACCCTACCTGGCCGCCTCGGCCGTCATCGATTTCCACCATCCGCTGGTGGCGGCCAAGGCCGATGCCCTGGCCGCCGGGGCGACGTCGGACGCGGCCGTGGCCGAGGCCTGTTTCCTGTTCGTGCGCGACGCCATCCGCCACAGCGCGGACTGGCGGCAAAACCCCGTCACCTGCGCCGCCTCGCACGTCCTGCGCCACGGCACGGGCTACTGCTATGCCAAGGCCCATCTGCTGGCGGCGCTGCTGCGGGCGCGCGGCATCCCGGCCGGGTTGTGCTACCAGCGCCTGCGCCTCGACCCGGCGGCCGACAGCGAACGCTTTTGCCTGCACGGCCTGGTGGCGGTCCATCTGCGCGGCATCGGCTGGTACCGCGCGGACCCGCGCGGCAACAAGCCGGGCCTGGACGCCCGGTTCAGCCCGCCCGTGGAGCGGCTGGCCTTTGCCGTGACCGCGCCCGGGGAGGCGGACCTGCCCGGCGTGCATGCCGCGCCCCTGCCGGAAGTCGTGGCCGCCCTGGGCCGCCACGACACCTGGGACGCCCTGCTGGCCGACCTGCCCGACCGCCCCGCGTAAGCGCCGGCCCGCCGCCGGGGACCTCGCCGCTTTCCATACGGGGCTGGGCGGGTACGGACACTTTTGTCGTTCTTCCTCCGTTTTTGCATGAGGCCCGGCGCCCCGCCCGGGGGATGGTTCGCGACGGACACGAGATCGACAAAAAAAATCTAAATCGCTTCGGAACGTTACAAGATCCGACACATCTTTCTCCACAGAATTGGTGTACATTGCACGGCAATTGCTTATTACTAGCGATAGCCCGAATCGGCCTCACGCCGGCCCGGGCGCAAATCCAGCTAGGAGGTCGCCATGGAATCGGCACTGACGCTGCGCAAAACCGCCCCGCCCGAACTGTCCGACGAATCGCTCGCCATCCACCATGTCTCCGTCCTGGAAGTGGAAATCGTGCAGGGGGCCATGTCCACCATGCGCCGGGCCATGAAGGAAGTGGCCGCCCAGACGGGCGTCAAGTACGACGACGTCATGCATGGCTTAAGCGGCCATATGTACTGGGTCGAATCCACGGGAACGCTCCTGTGCGTCATCCCCCTGCCGGAAAACGATCTGTATCTGGAAATCCCCGAGGATTTCTGGCGTATCCGCGAACTGTCCCAGGCCACGCACTAGGCCCTTTTCCCGCCCGGCCCGCGCCATCCCGACGCGGGCCGGACCTCGCTTGCCCCGCCACGGCTTTTCCGGCATGCTCCGCCCGTTTCTCCTGCTTCCCCGGGCCACGGGGAGACGCGGGCCCAGACGCAACCCTCATCCAGCCGGAACTCGCCATGGCCCCACACATCCCGGATTTTCCCAAAGCGCTCTTCGAGGAGCTCGACGCCGACAAGCTGCGCCGGCGCTTCCTGGAAGCCCTGCTCGAATTCCAGAACGTGGAGCGCGGCTCCATCTGGATCAAGCGCGAGGACGGCTACCAGTGCATCGAGGCCACGGGCGGCGAGGACGAGGAGCGGCTGGTGGGGTTCGTCGTGCCCCGGGACAAGCCGAGCATCGTCGGCTGGGTCATCGAGAACGGCCGGATGACCATCGCCGAGCCGGGCAAGGACAAACGGCATTTCAAGGAGGCGGAATCGGGCCTCGACGTCAAGTCCACCCTGATCCTGTGCTATCCCCTGGCGCTCAAAAACGGCGAGGTCTACGGCGCGGTGGAGATCATCGACACGGCCCACGCCGGCAGCCGCCTCAACCTCGGCAAGGAATACCTGGAACTGCTCGAGGAATTCGTGGCCATCGGCTCCATCGCCCTGGGCAACGCCCTGGCCTTCGCCGACCAGAAAAACGAAACGCAGAAACTGCGCAAGATCCTCGGCGGGCTCAAGGGCGAACGGCCGCTGGTGGGCAAGAGCCCGGCCTTCAAGGCGGCGCTGGAGACGGCGCGCAACTATTCCCGCACCGACTACCCGGTGCTCATCACCGGCGAATCCGGCACGGGCAAGGAGCTCTTCGCCCGGGAGATCCACCGCTTAAGCGAACGCAAGGACAAGCCGTTCCTGGTCCAAAACGTCTCGGCCATCCCGGACACGCTCCTCGAATCCGAGCTGTTCGGCTACAAGAAGGGCGCGTTCACCGGCGCGGACAAGGACAAGGCCGGGCTGTTCGAGGCGGCCGACGGCGGCACGGTCTTTCTCGACGAGATCGGCGACATGCCGCTCACCCTGCAGGCCCGCATCCTGCGCGTGCTCCAGGAGCACGAGATCAAGCCCCTGGGCGGCACGCAGACCCGCACCGTGGACGTGCGCGTCATCGCCGCCACCAACCGGGACCTGACCCGGGCCATCGCCGAGGGGAGCTTCCGCGAGGACCTCTTCTACCGGGTCAACGTGCTGCCGCTGCCCTTGCCGCCCCTGCGCGAGCGGGCCGAGGACATCCCGGAACTGCTCGACTACTTCCTTTCCCGCGACGCTGCCCGCCTGTGCCTGGGCCCCAAAAAGTTCTCGCCCGAGGCCCTGGCCGCCCTGCGCAAGCGGTCCTTTCCCGGCAACGTCCGGGAGATGGAAAACCTCGTGCGCTACCTGCTGGCCACCGTGTCCGGCGAGGCCATCGAGGCCGGCGACATCCCGCCGGCCAGCGAGCTCGGCTGCCCCCGCCAGGCCGCCCCGGCCAGGGCCGGGGAGGACACCGCCGCCAGCGCCGTGGACCTGACCGGCCACACCTGGGAATCCCTGGAGCACGCCTACGCCCTGGCGCTTCTGGAAAAGTTCAAGTGGAACGTGACCAAGGCCGCCCGGGCCGCTGGGGTCAACCGCTCCACCTTCGATTCCCGGTTGCGCAAGCTCGGCATCACCAAGGAATGAGGGCGCCGTAACAGGGGCCGGGGGAAACCCCTGGCCCAAGGCTCGCCCCGCGTTCCGCGTCCGGCACCAATCCCTTCCCCGGCATTCGGGGCGTTCGCGCCCCCGAGCCCGCCCCTTCGCCCTGTCCGCTCACACGCCCGTGAAACCCAGCGCGGCCAGGCCCCGCCGGTCCGCCTCCACCGAGGCCCCGGCCGTGGTCAGGTAGTCGCCGACCATGAGCCCGTCGGCGCCGGCGGCCATGGGGGCGAGGGCCGCGTCCGGGCCGAAGACCGCGGGCCGGCCGCCACAGATGCGGATGTGCCGGTCGGGCAGGAGCAGGCGCAGCGCGATGACGATGCGCCGGGCTTCGTCGGCCGGCAGCACCGGCCGGGCGCCCAGCGGCGTGCCTGGGATGGGGTTCAAAAAATTGACAGGAATGGAAAAAACCCCTGCTTCGAGCAATGTCAGGGCCAGGTCGGCCCGGTCGGCCCAGGTCTCGCCCAGGCCGAACAGCCCGCCCGAGCAGATGGGAATATCCAGGCGCCGGCACTGGCGCAGCACCTCCAGGTTGTCCTCGAAGCGGCGCGTGGTGCAGATCGCCGGATAAAAGGCCCGGGAGGTCTCCAGGTTGTGGTGGTAGGCGGCCAGGCCGGCGGCCTTGAGACGCCGCAGCGCCCCGGCGTCGAGCACGCCCAGCGAGGCGTCGGCGGCCAGGCCCAGGGCGGCGATGCCGGACAGGGCCTCGGCCACGGCGTCGAGTTCCCTGTCCGGCACGGCCCGGCCCGAGGCCACGACGCCGAACCGGGCCACGCCCTGCCCGGCCACGGCCGCCCCGGCGGCGACGATGCGCTCCGGGGAAAGCAGGGCATGCTCGGGCGCGGCGGTGGCGTAGTGGCCGGACTGGGCGCAGAAGGCGCAATCCTCGCCGCAGCGCCCGGATTTGGCGCTGATGATGGCGCAAAGCGACACGGCCGAGCCGACGCGGGCCCGGCGCACGGCGTCGGCGGCGGCGGCGAAGGCCTCGAGCAGCGCCCCGGCGGCCTCGGGCAGGACGGCCAGCAGGGCGTCGCGGGCGGTGTCGGACAAGTATCCGCCGGCAAGCAGCGGCTGGACGAGTTCCCGGGGAAAGGCGGTATCGGGTTGCGGCATGGCGAAGTCCGGTCGAGGGTTGTGGACGGAAAAGGTCGGAAACGAAGGGTAGCTCCGAAATCGCGGCCGGGCAAGGGTGTCGCCGGGGTGGTCCGAGCTGCCACTGGCGGCTGACCCCCCGAAAATTTTGTAACAAACTCGGCGCAAAACGAAAACATGGCGGACACACCTTATTCGATTTTACTTGTATTATATCAATTTATAGGACGCTCCAAAGTTTATTACGATTTTGCGAACACATCCCACCGCCCCACTCCCGAGCAAAGGATGACGACCATGAAAAAACGCCTCGCCTGCCTCGTCCTTGTCTGCCTCGCCCTGACCGCCGCCTCCCGGGTCGCCCGGGCCGCGGAACTGCTCGTCTACACCGCCCTGGAAGACGACCAGATCCCGGTCTACATCAAGAGCTTCAAGGAACAATACCCCGACATCCAGCTCAAGTTCGTGCGCGACTCCACCGGGGTCGTCATCTCCAAGCTCCTGGCCGAAAAGGACAACCCGCAAGCCGACCTGGTCTGGGGCACCGCCGCCACCGGCCTGCTCCTCCTCGAGGCGGCCGGCATCGTCGAACCCTACGCCCCCAAGGGCCTGGAGCGCATCAACCCGCGCTTCCGCGACCCGCGCAATCCGCCCGCCTGGGTGGCCAACGACGTCTTCGAAACGGGCCTTTGCGTCAACGAACTGGAGCTGGGCGCCAAAAAACTCCCCGCCCCGGCCGCCTACGCCGACCTCGTCAAGCCCGAATACAAGGGCCTGGTGGTCATGCCCAACCCCGCCTCCTCGGGCACCGGCTACCTGACCGTGGCCGGGCTCATGGCGCTTCTGGGCGAGGAACAGGCCTGGGCCTACCTGGACAAGCTCCACGAAAACATCGCCATGTACACCCACTCCGGCTCCAAGCCCTGCAAGATGGCCGGCACCGGCGAATTCCCCATCGGCATCACCTTCGGCTACCGGGGCGTCATGCAAAAGCGCAAGGGCGAACCCGTGACCACCGTCTTCCCCAAGGAGGGCTCGGGCTGGGACTGCGAGGCCAATGCGCTCATCAGGAAAAAGGACATGAAGCCCGAAGCCAAGCTCTTCCTCGACTGGGCCGTCTCCGACCCGGCCATGATCGAATACGCCAAGAACTACGGCATCCTGGCCGCAAGCGACGTACCCGGCTTCCAGGTGCCCGAGGGCTACCCGGCCGATCCCGTGGCCCAGCTCATCCCGGTGGACCTGACCTGGGCGGCCCAAAACCGCGACCGCATCCTGGCCGAGTGGGAAAAGCGCTACGGCGCCAAGTCCGAAGCGAAAAAATAACCCCCCGGCCGGAGCCAGCCCCATGCCGCACACCGCCCCTTCCCCCGCCGCCTACGATGCCCACCTGGAGCTGTGGGGCATCAAGAAGACCTTCGGCGCCTTCGTGGCGCTCAAGGAAATCAGCTTCCAGGTCCGCAAGGGCGAGATGGTCTGCCTGCTTGGCCCGTCGGGCTGCGGCAAGACCACGGCGCTGCGCATCGTCGCCGGCCTGGAGGACCACGACTGCGGCCGGGTGCGCATCGCCGGGCGCGACGTCTCGACCATGCCCGTGGCCCGGCGCAACGTCGGCCTCGTCTTCCAGTCCTACGCCCTGTTCCCCAACCTCACGGCCGAGGAAAACGTCACCTACGGCCTGGCCGGCCGGGGCATGACCCGGCAGGCCAGGCGCGACCGGGCCGCCGCCCTGCTGGAAATGGTCGGCCTGCCCCAGGCCGGGCCGCAATACCCGGCCCAACTCTCCGGTGGCCAGCAGCAGCGGGTGGCCCTGGCCCGGGCCATGGCCCTCTCGCCCGACGTGCTGCTCCTCGACGAGCCCCTGTCCGCCCTGGACGCCAAGGTGCGCGTGCACCTGCGCGCCGAGATCAAAAAGCTCCAGCGCGAACTGGGCGTCACCAGCATCCTCGTCACCCACGACCAGGAGGAGGCCATGACCATGGCCGACCGCATCCTGCTCATGGAGGGCGGCCGCATCGTCCAGGACGACGTGCCCGACCGGCTCTACGACCATCCCCAAACGGCCTTCGCCGCCGGCTTCCTGGGGGCCATGAACTTCCTGCCCGTGCACTGGGACGCCGCCGGGGAAACGGCCAAGCTGGGCCAGGTCGCCCTGCGCCTGCCCCGCCAGGCGGCCCGGGGGGAAGTCGGCGCCCGGGCCGTGCTCGGCATCCGGCCCGAGGACGTCACGCTGCTCGAGAACGGCCGAAGTACCGGCGGCGAGGCCGCCAACATCCTGGAGGCCCGGGTGGATTTCCTGGAATTTCGCGGGGCGCTTTCCCGGCTGCGCCTGGTGGCCGAGGCCGGCGACAGCCTGGCCCGGGAGCTTTTCGCCGACGTCACCGCCCGCCAGGCCCGACGCATGGGCCTTGGCCAGGGCAGCCCCGTGCGCCTGAGCCTGCCGCCGGCCCGGCTGCACCTGTTCGCCCCGGCCGACGACGCCCCGGCCGCCCCGGACGGAGCGCGGGCGTGAATACCGCCGTCGCCGCCAGCCCGGCCCGAAACGCCCATCCCCTGGCCGACATCCTCGCCGGCCGGGGCGTGCGGGCCGTGCTCATCGCGCTGGTCGGCCTGTGGCTCGTGGTCACCGTGGCCCTGCCCCTGGCCAGCCTGCTCTCCAAGAGCCTGTTCGATCCCCGGGGGCGCTTCCTCGGCCTGGGCAACTTCCTGCGCTTTTTCTCCGAGCCGAGCCTTTTTTCCTCGCTGACCCACAGCCTGTGGGTGTCCACGGCCACCACGGCCGTGGCCGTGCCCCTGGGCTTCGTCTTCGCCTACGGCCTGTGCCGCGCCAACATCCCGGGCAAGGCCGTGTTCCGGGCCCTGGCCCTCTCGCCGCTTTTCGCGCCCACGCTCATGCACGGCATCGTGCTCATCTACCTCTTCGGCCGCAAGGGCCTGGTGACCACCGGCTTTTTCGGCC harbors:
- the bioB gene encoding biotin synthase BioB yields the protein MPQPDTAFPRELVQPLLAGGYLSDTARDALLAVLPEAAGALLEAFAAAADAVRRARVGSAVSLCAIISAKSGRCGEDCAFCAQSGHYATAAPEHALLSPERIVAAGAAVAGQGVARFGVVASGRAVPDRELDAVAEALSGIAALGLAADASLGVLDAGALRRLKAAGLAAYHHNLETSRAFYPAICTTRRFEDNLEVLRQCRRLDIPICSGGLFGLGETWADRADLALTLLEAGVFSIPVNFLNPIPGTPLGARPVLPADEARRIVIALRLLLPDRHIRICGGRPAVFGPDAALAPMAAGADGLMVGDYLTTAGASVEADRRGLAALGFTGV
- a CDS encoding sensor histidine kinase, translating into MKKTSRAKVATASATAPADDGHAAVVAALRERVKELDCLYAITRLSQRADLALDDILAGACQVVARAWQYPEAACARVTIGGRVRATDNFRRPVDRQVSSVTVDGETVGRLEVGYLERRPPADEGPFLREERHLLDAVADHLGRIVEARRNEERLRALSRELIKAQETERQRIARELHDDVAQALSSTRLRLDGLVPQLAAADAAARETVTECAETLGAAVSSLRDLAYGLLPPALEQLGLVGTAFRLCEHCAARHALPVAFTADGLEAVRLPFETAVNLYRVLQECLANALRHGEASKVTVRLIASHPDILLRVTDDGKGFDVASRLPQALAEKRMGLWSMRERMRLLGGRLRIKSAPGRGTTITAEAPLADGGPCPE
- a CDS encoding glutamate synthase-related protein → MLQWNKTNDVLGTTNRGTPVESGLCSLCRADCAGRCETWLSSLAGRATLYPRDFGLITAGGGNTCQVGVSYNALRIVGRAYGATGRAQGALADGDDCLFTNVGLAASFGAKGQLRARLPLLTGALGSTMIAARYWDPLAVGCALAGIPIVIGENVVGIDRAAVLAGGKIDSAPELDRRVAIYRRYGDGHGGIIVQLNVEDARNGVARYVIDRYGPEVAIELKWGQGAKNIGGEIKVADIAYARFLKARGYLVDPDPDDPAVAAAFASGAVREFARHSRLGHTAARDAGAVREAFLENVAFLRGLGFERITLKTGAYGMEGLAMAIRFAAEANLDLLTIDGAGGGTGMSPWNMMETWGVPSILLHAKARQYADLLAATGRRPTDMAFAGGFAREDHVFKALALGAPYAKMVCMGRAIMIPAFVGSNIEGVLFPERREKVSGNWDSLPKAVAALGERPEAIFAGWHTLAARLGKEAMREVPLGAVAVCTLLDKLGAGLQQLLAGARKFDVADIARDDIVAANRETARETGIAFVTEAEDEAARKILLA
- a CDS encoding putative 2-aminoethylphosphonate ABC transporter substrate-binding protein encodes the protein MKKRLACLVLVCLALTAASRVARAAELLVYTALEDDQIPVYIKSFKEQYPDIQLKFVRDSTGVVISKLLAEKDNPQADLVWGTAATGLLLLEAAGIVEPYAPKGLERINPRFRDPRNPPAWVANDVFETGLCVNELELGAKKLPAPAAYADLVKPEYKGLVVMPNPASSGTGYLTVAGLMALLGEEQAWAYLDKLHENIAMYTHSGSKPCKMAGTGEFPIGITFGYRGVMQKRKGEPVTTVFPKEGSGWDCEANALIRKKDMKPEAKLFLDWAVSDPAMIEYAKNYGILAASDVPGFQVPEGYPADPVAQLIPVDLTWAAQNRDRILAEWEKRYGAKSEAKK
- a CDS encoding DMT family transporter, producing MSQPARAALFLAVTALLWSTGGLAIKLVPASPMAVTGGRSALAAVVLVALFRGRLDFRPTRAFVCAACGYAGLLVTNVIATKLTTAANAILLAYTAPVYVALLAPLVLGERTRPADWAFVAACVGGMALFFLDRLSAQGLWGNLVACGTGFCYAVFTLAMRAGRGGSPVSAVIAGHGLAAALGLPFLLAEPPLSGTAWLGLGYLGLVQQGVSLALYVWCIKRLRALSAICIMTLEPIFNPLFVALGYGELPGPWAVAGGIVVIAAATLRAVGEAARPRTDTGAA
- a CDS encoding sigma-54-dependent Fis family transcriptional regulator, whose translation is MAPHIPDFPKALFEELDADKLRRRFLEALLEFQNVERGSIWIKREDGYQCIEATGGEDEERLVGFVVPRDKPSIVGWVIENGRMTIAEPGKDKRHFKEAESGLDVKSTLILCYPLALKNGEVYGAVEIIDTAHAGSRLNLGKEYLELLEEFVAIGSIALGNALAFADQKNETQKLRKILGGLKGERPLVGKSPAFKAALETARNYSRTDYPVLITGESGTGKELFAREIHRLSERKDKPFLVQNVSAIPDTLLESELFGYKKGAFTGADKDKAGLFEAADGGTVFLDEIGDMPLTLQARILRVLQEHEIKPLGGTQTRTVDVRVIAATNRDLTRAIAEGSFREDLFYRVNVLPLPLPPLRERAEDIPELLDYFLSRDAARLCLGPKKFSPEALAALRKRSFPGNVREMENLVRYLLATVSGEAIEAGDIPPASELGCPRQAAPARAGEDTAASAVDLTGHTWESLEHAYALALLEKFKWNVTKAARAAGVNRSTFDSRLRKLGITKE
- a CDS encoding transglutaminase family protein, producing MSPFSPVDAELVPYLAASAVIDFHHPLVAAKADALAAGATSDAAVAEACFLFVRDAIRHSADWRQNPVTCAASHVLRHGTGYCYAKAHLLAALLRARGIPAGLCYQRLRLDPAADSERFCLHGLVAVHLRGIGWYRADPRGNKPGLDARFSPPVERLAFAVTAPGEADLPGVHAAPLPEVVAALGRHDTWDALLADLPDRPA
- a CDS encoding class IV adenylate cyclase, which produces MFEAEIKYLAAGPVAPPGQGLAEAVCRDVYYDSPDGAFAASGRELRLREESGRVTLTCKQPPFDAATGSKEELETRVADGAAMGEILARLGYVPRIAYAKRCRRFRDVSQGLALEIAVVRVDFSSEVFIEIEHLAQSRQDALAALPVIRAYAAGLGLTRECRQAYTDLFLASRAKA